The following proteins are encoded in a genomic region of Xylanibacillus composti:
- a CDS encoding fumarylacetoacetate hydrolase family protein: MKLIRFSLPDRNEVRGGILDGTTVRAFAGDLFGDKSPTGEVYPLADVRLHAPLKPGNIIGIGKNFVAEGQVKPPVPDLPIFFMKPLSTVIGPDEPILLPPGVAEVKFESELAVIIGRTASRIRPDQAEEVIFGYTVANDLAALQFFHPEGHWTVGKSFDTFCPLGPVIETNFDYRSARIQAAVNGVMKQDSLMERIIMPVDQMIAYISTFTTLQPGDVILTGTPAGADMVRDGDAVACTIEGIGSLSNPVQAIR; this comes from the coding sequence ATGAAGCTGATTCGATTTTCTCTTCCCGACCGCAATGAAGTGCGCGGCGGCATCCTGGACGGAACGACCGTCCGCGCCTTTGCCGGCGATCTATTCGGCGACAAGTCCCCGACCGGGGAAGTTTATCCGCTCGCGGATGTGCGCTTGCATGCTCCGCTAAAGCCGGGCAATATTATCGGCATCGGCAAAAACTTCGTCGCGGAAGGCCAAGTCAAGCCGCCAGTTCCCGACCTCCCTATTTTTTTCATGAAACCGCTGTCGACGGTCATAGGGCCTGATGAGCCGATCCTGCTCCCGCCAGGCGTAGCAGAAGTCAAATTTGAATCGGAGCTTGCTGTTATTATTGGACGCACTGCATCCCGCATCCGCCCGGATCAGGCGGAGGAGGTCATCTTCGGCTACACGGTTGCCAATGACCTCGCGGCCCTGCAGTTCTTTCATCCGGAAGGTCACTGGACTGTCGGCAAATCCTTCGATACCTTCTGTCCGCTTGGCCCCGTGATCGAGACGAACTTTGATTACCGTTCGGCGCGCATTCAAGCTGCTGTCAACGGCGTCATGAAGCAGGACAGTCTGATGGAGCGGATCATTATGCCTGTTGATCAAATGATTGCCTACATCAGCACCTTTACGACCCTGCAGCCGGGCGATGTTATCCTGACTGGCACGCCGGCCGGCGCGGATATGGTGCGCGATGGCGATGCGGTGGCGTGCACGATTGAAGGCATTGGCAGCCTTAGCAATCCGGTTCAGGCGATTCGTTAA
- a CDS encoding alpha-amylase family protein codes for MENKKWYEKQLRMIQTVLREPDIVDYNAEAIAHYLESVHANTFIINGGGIIDFFRHDLETANPNPFMSADQDILKDITEACHKRGIKVIVRMDFRGVDKKIYDLNPDWFAMDEHGQPMFWADLPHIPNPLYAPCYLSYYRNEHAFKLSEILLERYDIDGIWENAPFQNRVCYCERCSTRYREEMGKELPRGGDFADASYDEYRAWKAGNLNEHLARYRKVIKKYGEDKIYCAEIFGLFYETYTKNSSDLYQVKDHFDFLVTPLFTANHEPLNAPSTLIKFLKGLEPDKTPVMLFGHLGTNNELRYVASSVPETRIWLWEAVSSGGSVWDVTFNGQHPGATYDRRNALLCQDIYAYMEKYEDILSAQHAEADVTIFYSRASNNTFNKADRQKDAYITHIIGLEQMLLGEKLQYNFLLDQDLSEETLSKVKVLVIPNGACLSDEEIRLIRQYVHGGGKIISTYETSLYDEHGRERNDFGLGEVFGCSFTGLRKDGSHYGYQYVKHAQAHPMTQGFEQTELLANWGTNLLVSPKDGAVCPLTFVPQIYPQSPERAWPRSFETKFPTCVVHNYGQGQSVYFPFGVDKQVWMHGHQDFRTLLANACRMLLGGAQKLKSNAPQSVHFQLNRIADSSDYVVHAINTTSAPFRPVLEIIPLHHIEVELTLPVSVEPAVEPMHAEGSIQVKEIEGLDGGGYRIRLAIETLKEYASFRIKA; via the coding sequence ATGGAGAATAAGAAATGGTACGAAAAGCAGCTGCGCATGATTCAAACGGTGTTGCGCGAACCGGACATTGTTGACTATAATGCGGAAGCGATTGCCCATTATTTGGAAAGTGTACATGCCAATACGTTCATCATTAATGGCGGCGGCATTATCGATTTCTTCCGCCATGATTTGGAAACGGCCAATCCCAATCCGTTTATGAGCGCCGATCAAGATATATTGAAGGACATTACGGAAGCCTGCCATAAGCGCGGCATCAAGGTCATAGTGCGCATGGATTTTCGCGGTGTCGACAAAAAGATTTATGATCTGAATCCGGACTGGTTCGCCATGGACGAGCACGGGCAGCCGATGTTCTGGGCCGATCTTCCCCATATTCCGAATCCGCTGTATGCGCCATGCTATTTGAGTTATTACCGGAACGAGCATGCCTTCAAGCTTTCGGAGATATTGCTGGAACGCTACGATATCGACGGCATTTGGGAGAATGCTCCGTTCCAAAACCGCGTCTGCTATTGTGAAAGATGCAGCACGCGCTACCGGGAGGAAATGGGCAAGGAGCTCCCGCGCGGCGGCGACTTCGCAGACGCAAGCTATGATGAATACCGTGCATGGAAGGCGGGCAACTTGAATGAGCATCTGGCCCGTTATCGGAAGGTCATCAAGAAATACGGCGAAGACAAAATATACTGCGCAGAAATTTTCGGTTTATTCTATGAGACGTATACGAAAAACAGCTCTGACCTTTATCAAGTCAAGGACCATTTCGATTTCTTGGTCACGCCGCTGTTTACGGCCAATCACGAGCCGCTGAACGCCCCGTCCACCCTGATCAAGTTCCTGAAAGGACTGGAACCGGACAAGACACCGGTTATGCTGTTCGGACATCTTGGCACCAACAATGAGCTTCGCTATGTCGCCTCTTCCGTGCCGGAAACGCGCATTTGGCTGTGGGAGGCAGTCAGTTCCGGCGGTTCCGTCTGGGATGTAACCTTTAACGGCCAGCACCCCGGTGCAACCTATGACCGCCGCAATGCATTATTGTGTCAAGATATCTACGCCTATATGGAGAAGTATGAGGATATTTTGTCCGCCCAGCATGCGGAAGCAGATGTCACGATCTTCTATTCTCGCGCCAGCAACAACACATTCAACAAAGCAGACCGCCAGAAGGACGCCTACATTACTCATATCATCGGGCTGGAGCAGATGCTGTTGGGTGAGAAATTGCAATACAACTTCCTGTTGGATCAGGACTTGTCCGAAGAAACGCTTAGCAAGGTGAAAGTGCTTGTCATTCCGAACGGCGCTTGTCTGTCAGATGAAGAGATCCGCTTAATCCGGCAATATGTGCATGGAGGAGGCAAAATCATCTCTACCTATGAAACTTCTTTGTATGACGAGCACGGCCGCGAACGCAATGACTTCGGCCTTGGCGAAGTGTTCGGCTGCAGCTTCACCGGATTGCGCAAGGATGGCTCCCACTACGGCTACCAGTACGTCAAGCATGCCCAGGCGCATCCGATGACGCAAGGCTTTGAACAGACGGAACTGCTGGCGAACTGGGGGACGAATCTGCTGGTCAGTCCGAAGGATGGAGCTGTGTGCCCGCTTACCTTCGTGCCGCAAATTTATCCGCAGTCGCCTGAGCGGGCTTGGCCGCGCAGCTTTGAGACCAAGTTCCCGACCTGCGTCGTTCACAACTACGGACAGGGGCAATCCGTCTACTTCCCATTCGGGGTTGACAAGCAAGTTTGGATGCACGGCCATCAAGACTTCCGGACCTTGCTTGCCAATGCATGCCGAATGCTGCTCGGTGGCGCACAGAAGCTGAAATCCAATGCGCCGCAAAGCGTGCACTTCCAATTGAATCGGATTGCCGACAGCAGTGACTATGTGGTCCATGCGATCAACACCACATCTGCACCT